A window from Rhizosphaericola mali encodes these proteins:
- a CDS encoding NAD-dependent epimerase/dehydratase family protein, which yields MLKDKNILVTGATGLVGSELIRRLSQLGYRVNALFHQSKPIDLPNVTWNSCDILDVIELEDIMQNIDIVFHCAALVSFDPSKAKTIHQLNVTGTANVVNAAVDAHVKTFIHVSSVAAIGSLVDGNILENEKWDPKAGHNAYAKSKRAAEFEVLRGQAEGLKVHIVNPTIILGNGDWNKGSSELFKKVYNGFPYYTEGVHGFVDVADVVNVMISLMKTDTKSGERYILNGANISYKKLFDLIADKFGVARPNKKVSNWQAAIIWRLAYIKAKLTGTHAMLTKETAHTAQAIITYNNHKILEALPDFQFQPIEQSIERICGEFRQKYQLKA from the coding sequence TTGCTGAAGGATAAAAACATATTGGTTACCGGAGCGACTGGATTAGTTGGAAGTGAATTGATCCGTCGATTATCACAATTGGGATATCGAGTAAATGCGTTGTTTCATCAATCCAAACCAATTGATTTGCCCAATGTAACTTGGAACTCATGTGATATTTTGGATGTAATCGAGTTAGAAGATATTATGCAAAATATCGACATCGTTTTTCATTGTGCTGCTTTGGTTTCTTTTGATCCTTCCAAAGCTAAAACAATTCATCAATTAAATGTCACCGGCACAGCTAATGTTGTGAACGCCGCAGTAGATGCTCATGTAAAGACATTCATTCATGTAAGTTCGGTTGCTGCGATTGGTAGTCTTGTTGATGGAAATATTTTGGAAAATGAAAAATGGGATCCTAAAGCTGGGCACAATGCTTATGCTAAATCTAAACGAGCAGCAGAGTTTGAAGTTTTGCGTGGACAAGCAGAGGGATTGAAAGTCCATATTGTCAACCCAACGATTATTTTGGGAAATGGAGATTGGAATAAAGGCTCTTCAGAATTATTCAAAAAAGTCTACAATGGTTTTCCCTATTACACAGAAGGCGTTCATGGTTTTGTAGATGTCGCCGATGTTGTCAATGTCATGATTTCTTTAATGAAAACAGATACAAAAAGTGGTGAAAGATATATTTTAAATGGCGCCAATATTAGTTACAAAAAACTGTTCGACTTAATTGCTGATAAATTTGGCGTAGCGAGGCCAAATAAAAAAGTTAGCAATTGGCAAGCTGCAATCATTTGGCGATTGGCATATATTAAAGCAAAACTAACAGGTACACATGCCATGCTTACTAAAGAAACCGCTCATACTGCGCAAGCTATTATCACTTATAATAATCACAAAATCTTGGAAGCATTACCAGATTTCCAATTCCAACCTATCGAGCAATCTATAGAAAGAATTTGTGGGGAATTTCGTCAGAAATATCAATTGAAAGCTTAA
- a CDS encoding DUF1800 domain-containing protein — translation MANDKLANKIFFLNRATFGFTPTRWDEVQQLDQMQLVKNAFQNESAFNKIGSLSESVDAKYLNDFRIVKPLTPELRRTINTENVDELKKLTLQWMQLMVDSQDQLREKIALFWHGHFACRMQNAYFQQNMLNDIRQNALGNFKDLLFAVSKSAAMLNFLNNQQNKKAHPNENFAREVMELFTLGRGNYTEMDIKEAARAFTGWEYDKDGNFRFNAKVHDNGAKAFRGKTGNFNGEDILNMLLADETTAYFITKKLYKYIVNPEIDNAQVQKLAKQFYANNYDISSLLTQIFTSQWFYSKKNRDAIIKSPVELLVGIQRNLPMTITTPNQLLTFNNALGQQPFYPPNVAGWPGGTNWIDASTLMLRLKIPQLIEQDRNIQINTKTDDDIQMGRAKKVPRKGNNIEANIDLSAYSFLNNIDSEEKEFELVTLLLLGDKKSNFKLETIQRKIKKNSKDDYLKSMIVAIMSTPEYQLC, via the coding sequence ATGGCAAATGATAAACTTGCAAACAAGATTTTTTTCCTCAATAGAGCCACATTTGGCTTCACTCCGACGCGATGGGATGAGGTGCAACAATTGGATCAGATGCAATTAGTTAAAAATGCTTTTCAAAATGAGAGTGCCTTTAATAAAATTGGATCACTTTCAGAAAGCGTGGATGCGAAATATTTGAATGATTTTCGTATAGTGAAACCACTAACGCCAGAATTAAGGCGAACAATTAACACCGAAAATGTAGACGAGCTAAAAAAATTGACATTGCAATGGATGCAGTTAATGGTCGATAGCCAAGATCAATTGAGAGAAAAAATAGCCTTATTTTGGCATGGACATTTTGCTTGTCGTATGCAAAATGCTTATTTCCAACAAAATATGCTGAATGATATTCGTCAAAATGCATTGGGAAACTTTAAAGATTTACTTTTTGCCGTAAGTAAAAGTGCAGCGATGCTTAACTTTTTGAATAATCAGCAAAATAAAAAAGCGCATCCCAATGAAAATTTCGCCAGAGAAGTTATGGAATTATTTACACTTGGTAGAGGTAATTATACAGAGATGGATATTAAAGAAGCTGCACGTGCATTCACAGGTTGGGAATATGACAAGGATGGTAATTTCCGATTTAATGCAAAAGTTCACGATAATGGAGCAAAAGCATTTAGAGGTAAGACCGGAAATTTCAATGGGGAAGACATTTTGAATATGTTACTCGCTGACGAAACGACCGCATATTTCATTACAAAAAAATTGTACAAATACATCGTCAATCCAGAAATTGACAATGCTCAAGTGCAAAAATTGGCCAAACAATTTTATGCAAACAATTATGATATCAGCTCTTTATTAACGCAAATTTTTACAAGTCAATGGTTTTATAGTAAAAAAAATAGAGATGCAATCATTAAGTCTCCTGTGGAGTTATTGGTAGGCATTCAAAGAAATCTACCGATGACGATCACTACACCTAATCAATTATTAACATTTAATAATGCATTGGGACAACAACCCTTTTATCCTCCTAATGTGGCAGGTTGGCCAGGCGGTACCAATTGGATAGATGCATCTACGCTTATGCTAAGGCTCAAAATACCACAATTAATAGAACAAGATCGTAATATTCAAATAAATACAAAAACGGATGATGATATTCAGATGGGACGAGCGAAAAAAGTACCACGAAAGGGCAACAATATTGAAGCAAATATCGATCTATCTGCCTACTCGTTTTTGAATAATATAGATTCGGAAGAAAAAGAATTTGAGTTAGTCACTTTATTATTATTAGGAGATAAAAAGTCAAATTTCAAATTGGAAACAATTCAAAGGAAAATTAAGAAAAATTCTAAGGATGATTATCTCAAATCCATGATCGTCGCAATCATGAGTACACCAGAATACCAACTTTGTTAA
- a CDS encoding thiol-disulfide oxidoreductase DCC family protein — protein sequence MDVFFDRNIVFFDGVCNLCSGAVQFLLKRDKKEFFKYSSLQSEFARKNLPENLTNMQSIVYQENGQLYTQSTAVLKIMKHLNGIWPILYILILIPKFIRDFIYDYIAKNRYKWFGKKATCMIPNKRYISRFLE from the coding sequence ATGGATGTTTTTTTTGATAGAAATATTGTTTTTTTTGATGGCGTTTGTAATCTCTGTAGCGGAGCTGTTCAATTTTTATTGAAACGAGACAAAAAAGAATTTTTTAAATATAGCTCGCTTCAATCAGAATTTGCTCGAAAAAATTTACCCGAAAACCTGACCAATATGCAAAGCATTGTATATCAAGAAAATGGGCAATTATATACACAGTCTACAGCCGTTTTAAAAATAATGAAACATTTAAATGGAATATGGCCGATACTTTATATATTGATCCTCATTCCAAAGTTTATAAGAGACTTTATATATGATTATATTGCTAAAAATAGATACAAATGGTTTGGAAAAAAAGCTACGTGTATGATTCCTAATAAAAGGTACATTTCTCGTTTTTTAGAATAA
- the cysS gene encoding cysteine--tRNA ligase: MSQLKVYNSLTREKEVFESITPGHVGMYVCGPTVSGESHLGHARPFITFDIVYRYLLYLGNKVRYVRNITDAGHFEEEGRAAEDKISNKAILEKLEPMELVQKYTNLFHWGMKAFNTLDPSIEPTATGHIIEQINMIEKIIADGYAYETNGSVYFDVEKYNKDFSKKDMPYGILSGRILDEQEASTRDLANQDEKRNKSDFALWKNAPPEHLMRWTSPWGEGFPGWHIECSAMSTKYLGEEFDIHGGGMDLQFPHHECEIAQSVVSNHKIPARYWLHNNMITINGKKMGKSYNNVIKLTELFSGNHPILEQAYHPMVIRFFILQTHYRSTLDFSNEALQASEKGLKRLWEGYESLLKLNDNTNEIASDLVLDKKLNALLDELDEFMNDDFNTAKALANMFEIISISNSIKDGHLSENTISASTMQLLKTKMKAFVEGIFGLQPITETSSDKLDGAIQILIEMRKEAKANKDYMTSDKIRNELATLGIMIKDEKGGNMTYSFA; the protein is encoded by the coding sequence ATGTCACAATTAAAAGTTTACAATTCACTCACACGTGAAAAAGAAGTATTTGAGTCGATAACACCTGGACATGTGGGTATGTATGTGTGTGGACCGACTGTAAGTGGAGAGTCTCATCTCGGACATGCGCGTCCATTTATCACTTTTGATATCGTGTATCGTTATCTTTTATATTTAGGCAACAAAGTGAGATATGTGCGTAATATTACTGATGCTGGACATTTCGAAGAAGAGGGTAGAGCCGCAGAAGATAAAATCAGTAATAAAGCCATTTTGGAAAAATTAGAACCGATGGAATTGGTACAGAAATATACCAATCTTTTTCATTGGGGAATGAAAGCATTCAATACGTTGGATCCAAGTATCGAACCAACAGCAACAGGTCATATCATCGAGCAAATCAATATGATTGAAAAAATTATTGCTGACGGTTATGCATACGAAACAAATGGTTCCGTTTATTTTGATGTTGAAAAATACAATAAAGATTTTTCCAAAAAAGATATGCCTTATGGAATCTTAAGTGGAAGAATTTTGGACGAACAAGAAGCTTCCACACGTGACTTGGCAAATCAGGATGAAAAAAGAAATAAATCCGATTTTGCTTTGTGGAAAAATGCGCCGCCAGAGCATTTGATGCGTTGGACGAGTCCTTGGGGTGAAGGTTTTCCGGGCTGGCATATTGAATGTTCGGCTATGAGTACCAAATACTTGGGCGAAGAATTTGATATCCACGGTGGAGGTATGGATTTGCAATTTCCACATCATGAGTGCGAAATCGCACAGAGTGTTGTCAGCAATCACAAAATACCTGCACGCTATTGGTTACACAATAACATGATTACCATCAATGGAAAAAAGATGGGAAAAAGCTATAATAATGTCATCAAATTGACCGAATTATTTAGTGGAAATCATCCTATTTTGGAACAGGCCTATCATCCGATGGTGATTCGTTTTTTCATATTACAGACACATTATCGTTCCACATTGGACTTCAGTAATGAAGCGCTACAAGCATCCGAAAAAGGATTGAAAAGATTGTGGGAAGGATATGAAAGTTTGTTAAAATTAAATGACAATACGAATGAAATTGCAAGCGATTTGGTCTTGGATAAAAAATTAAACGCGCTTTTGGATGAACTAGATGAGTTTATGAATGATGATTTCAACACAGCAAAAGCTTTGGCTAATATGTTTGAAATTATTTCCATTTCCAATAGTATAAAAGATGGACATTTATCAGAAAATACCATCAGCGCTTCGACAATGCAATTATTAAAAACAAAAATGAAAGCATTTGTAGAAGGTATTTTCGGATTACAACCGATAACAGAAACCTCTTCGGACAAATTGGACGGCGCAATTCAGATTTTAATAGAAATGAGAAAAGAAGCCAAAGCCAATAAGGATTATATGACGAGCGACAAGATCAGAAATGAACTAGCGACACTCGGCATCATGATCAAAGATGAGAAAGGGGGTAATATGACGTATTCTTTCGCCTAA
- a CDS encoding septal ring lytic transglycosylase RlpA family protein: MNKYFSVLVLSFVLVSCGKYIKQDGHASYYAGKFIGRKTANGETFSKHKKTAASKTLPFGTMVKVTNLSNGKSVKVRINDRGPFVKGRDIDLSWKAAKKIGMLDQGVAPVELKYRIQKK; the protein is encoded by the coding sequence ATGAACAAATATTTTTCCGTACTTGTACTTTCCTTTGTTTTAGTTTCTTGTGGTAAGTATATCAAACAAGATGGTCACGCCTCTTATTATGCGGGCAAATTTATAGGTCGTAAAACTGCGAATGGTGAAACCTTTTCCAAACATAAAAAGACTGCAGCCAGCAAAACTTTACCATTTGGCACAATGGTGAAAGTGACTAATCTTTCCAATGGTAAAAGTGTGAAAGTTCGTATTAATGATCGTGGACCATTTGTAAAAGGCAGAGACATTGATCTTAGTTGGAAAGCTGCCAAAAAGATTGGTATGTTAGATCAAGGTGTTGCACCAGTAGAACTAAAATACAGAATACAGAAAAAATAA
- a CDS encoding murein L,D-transpeptidase catalytic domain family protein has translation MKKYLLGLLVFSASVVSFKNASAKSELPGGSTFKSLLPQKLGNNASNRQVDSIYQKMHLQAFGLKKDIFYNAFKGFEYLKSRGMLDKDNILTIADYSQSSHNRRFYVIDFEKGELVFNTYVSHGKNSGSEYANSFSNSDNSNKSSCGFLVTGEPYSGRAGRSLHLKGVEPGINDHVYRRSIVLHGSYYVNSERADEGTMMGRSLGCPAVPYGEQFAIINYIKGGSCMFIATEDTKYLATSKILNSAFESGDSKTLLAEKENGKESKGLL, from the coding sequence GTGAAAAAATATTTATTGGGGCTTCTCGTATTTTCAGCTAGCGTTGTTTCTTTTAAGAATGCATCAGCGAAAAGCGAGCTTCCAGGAGGTTCTACTTTTAAATCTTTGTTACCTCAAAAATTAGGTAATAATGCTTCAAATAGACAAGTAGATTCCATATATCAAAAAATGCATTTACAAGCATTTGGATTAAAGAAAGACATCTTCTATAACGCTTTCAAAGGTTTTGAATATTTGAAAAGCCGTGGGATGTTGGATAAAGATAATATCTTAACTATCGCAGACTATAGCCAAAGTAGCCACAATCGTAGGTTTTATGTCATTGACTTTGAAAAAGGTGAATTAGTATTTAATACCTACGTTTCTCATGGGAAAAATTCAGGTAGTGAATATGCCAACAGTTTTTCTAATAGTGATAATAGCAATAAAAGTTCTTGCGGATTCTTAGTTACTGGTGAGCCATATTCTGGTAGAGCTGGTCGAAGTCTTCATCTAAAAGGGGTAGAACCTGGCATCAATGATCATGTTTATCGCAGAAGTATTGTATTACATGGTAGTTATTATGTAAATTCTGAAAGAGCAGATGAAGGAACAATGATGGGACGCAGTTTAGGTTGTCCAGCAGTTCCTTACGGTGAACAATTTGCCATTATCAACTATATCAAAGGTGGCAGTTGCATGTTTATCGCCACAGAAGATACAAAATATCTCGCTACTTCTAAAATTTTGAATAGCGCATTTGAATCTGGAGATAGTAAAACCTTATTAGCAGAAAAAGAAAACGGAAAAGAAAGTAAAGGTTTATTGTAA
- the gcvT gene encoding glycine cleavage system aminomethyltransferase GcvT, producing the protein MKSTAFTDKHIALGAKMAEFAGYNMPISYTGINDEHAAVRNNVGIFDVSHMGEFILKGQYALDLIQRVTTNDASKLTVGKAQYSSLTNLNGGLVDDLIVYCLKEDAEYMLVVNAANIEKDWNWIKSHNTKNVDMENISDKTSLLAIQGPNACKILQPLTDVDLQNLKYYTFAIGTFAGVENVIISATGYTGAGGIEIYFENKGEDATKIWDKIFEIGAPQGLKPIGLGARDTLRLEMGYCLYGNDIDDTTSPLEAGLGWITKLKKETPFTAQDILEKQKATGIPRKLIGFELLERGIPRHDYLLANLEGKIIGKVTSGTMAPSLNKAIGLGYVISENAAVGEEIAVIIRDKQVKAKIVKFPFE; encoded by the coding sequence ATGAAATCAACAGCTTTTACAGACAAACATATTGCCTTAGGTGCAAAAATGGCTGAATTTGCCGGTTACAACATGCCGATTAGTTATACGGGTATCAATGACGAGCATGCTGCTGTACGCAACAATGTAGGAATTTTTGACGTCAGTCACATGGGCGAATTTATTTTGAAAGGTCAATATGCTTTGGATTTAATCCAAAGAGTGACAACTAACGACGCATCCAAATTAACAGTTGGAAAAGCACAATACAGCAGCTTGACTAATTTAAATGGAGGATTGGTAGACGACTTGATCGTTTATTGCTTGAAAGAAGATGCGGAATATATGTTGGTAGTAAATGCTGCCAATATTGAAAAAGATTGGAACTGGATTAAAAGTCACAACACAAAGAATGTGGATATGGAAAATATCAGTGACAAAACAAGTTTACTTGCCATCCAAGGTCCGAATGCTTGCAAAATCTTACAACCATTGACAGATGTAGATTTGCAAAATTTAAAATATTACACTTTTGCTATCGGGACTTTTGCTGGTGTAGAAAATGTTATTATTAGCGCAACTGGTTATACTGGAGCAGGCGGTATTGAGATTTATTTTGAAAATAAAGGAGAGGATGCTACCAAGATTTGGGATAAAATATTCGAAATCGGAGCTCCTCAAGGTTTGAAACCAATTGGTCTAGGTGCACGTGATACTTTGCGTTTGGAAATGGGTTATTGTTTGTATGGCAATGATATTGACGATACAACAAGTCCATTGGAAGCTGGTTTGGGATGGATTACCAAATTGAAAAAAGAAACCCCATTCACCGCGCAAGATATTTTGGAAAAACAAAAAGCAACAGGTATTCCTAGAAAATTGATCGGATTTGAATTATTGGAAAGAGGTATTCCAAGACACGATTATCTTTTAGCTAATTTGGAAGGTAAAATCATCGGAAAAGTTACCAGTGGAACGATGGCGCCTTCTTTGAATAAAGCAATTGGTTTGGGTTATGTAATTTCCGAAAATGCAGCTGTAGGAGAGGAGATTGCCGTAATCATCAGAGACAAACAAGTAAAAGCAAAAATTGTAAAATTCCCTTTTGAATAA
- a CDS encoding glycosyltransferase, whose product MKKLVFTVTNELNFDQRMQRICGTLQDNGYDVLLIGRENKKSPQLSPQIFKQKRLHCFFNKGFLFYGEYNIRLFFYLMSIRTDVYCAIDLDTILPVYFVSIFKNTKRVYDAHEYFTEQKEIVTRPLVHRVWLTIEKFAVPRFPKGYTVNQSLSHFFYQKYKVEYKVVRNLPKFYALEKVEKEDYIIYQGALNEGRGFETLIPAMQYVNKPLRIYGKGNFETKAKYIVKNLGLENKVFFMGNIAPEALNEATIKAFAGIMIVENTGLSLYYSLANKFFDYMMAEIPQICIGYPEYRTINDQYNFAYLIDNIEINTLTNSLNKLSNNIELYKELKENCSNSKKELNWEKESTILIDFYKNMDSK is encoded by the coding sequence TTGAAAAAATTAGTTTTTACAGTCACCAATGAATTGAATTTTGACCAGAGAATGCAACGCATCTGTGGCACATTACAAGATAATGGCTATGATGTACTTCTAATTGGTCGTGAAAACAAAAAATCTCCTCAACTCTCTCCACAGATTTTTAAACAGAAAAGACTGCATTGTTTTTTCAATAAGGGATTTCTATTTTATGGAGAGTACAATATCCGTTTGTTTTTCTATTTAATGTCTATTAGAACCGATGTTTATTGTGCTATAGATTTGGATACTATTTTACCCGTTTACTTTGTTTCTATTTTCAAAAATACAAAACGGGTATACGACGCACATGAATATTTTACTGAACAAAAGGAAATCGTTACGCGTCCTTTGGTACATCGAGTGTGGTTAACTATAGAAAAATTTGCAGTCCCTAGATTTCCCAAAGGATATACGGTCAATCAATCACTTTCCCATTTTTTCTATCAAAAGTATAAAGTTGAATATAAAGTTGTCAGAAATCTTCCCAAATTTTATGCATTAGAAAAAGTAGAAAAAGAAGATTATATTATTTATCAAGGAGCTTTAAATGAAGGAAGAGGATTTGAAACATTAATACCAGCAATGCAATATGTAAATAAACCATTGCGTATATATGGAAAAGGAAATTTTGAAACTAAAGCTAAATATATTGTCAAAAATTTGGGTTTAGAAAATAAAGTCTTTTTTATGGGTAATATTGCTCCCGAAGCTTTGAATGAGGCAACTATTAAAGCTTTTGCAGGTATTATGATTGTAGAAAATACCGGACTAAGTTTGTACTATTCTTTAGCGAATAAATTTTTCGATTACATGATGGCAGAAATTCCACAGATATGTATTGGTTATCCAGAATATAGGACTATAAATGATCAATATAATTTTGCTTATTTGATTGATAATATTGAGATAAATACATTAACTAATAGTCTAAATAAACTATCTAATAATATTGAACTTTACAAGGAGTTAAAAGAAAATTGTAGTAATAGTAAAAAAGAATTAAACTGGGAAAAGGAATCTACTATACTTATCGATTTTTATAAAAATATGGATTCAAAATGA
- a CDS encoding endonuclease/exonuclease/phosphatase family protein, with product MIQFFKRFFGLFTYAYAAVYLLSCFSFCISPAKFSPIALLGLGFPYLFMGMLFFIVVNLYRNQWVALVLLIILLPGLYNFSHVFAFHPKSFQDQKEKGVLRVITWNVEAFGKHDLPQEENSEGILQTIRTYDPDVVCLEECPHHIKTYKAWENICKVMDSLGYKGSYQVSDSALWEGKMIDFNSGVGLFTKDSLFNKFTKRILDQNYHYQNYISGDIMYQHKPVRLKVGRLSSFNLYADTVHQDKSIYEITMDRKRMVQHQLRSIEKLHQEQIQIIRNDIDASPYPVVYCGDMNSVPTSYNYYLIRGKNLQDGFQKGGWGIGATFYNIVPTLRIDLCLSDYSFKVLQSKVIKVTYSDHYPLITDMIWK from the coding sequence ATGATACAATTTTTCAAAAGATTTTTCGGACTATTTACTTACGCGTATGCAGCCGTGTATTTGTTATCTTGTTTTAGTTTCTGTATATCACCAGCTAAGTTTTCTCCCATTGCTTTATTGGGATTGGGCTTTCCATATTTATTTATGGGAATGCTTTTTTTCATTGTGGTCAATCTGTATCGAAATCAATGGGTAGCATTAGTTTTATTGATCATTTTACTTCCTGGTTTGTATAATTTTTCCCATGTATTCGCTTTTCATCCAAAATCTTTTCAAGATCAAAAAGAAAAAGGCGTCTTACGTGTAATTACATGGAATGTAGAGGCTTTTGGTAAACACGATTTGCCCCAGGAAGAAAATTCTGAAGGAATTTTACAAACTATCAGAACCTACGATCCCGATGTTGTTTGTTTAGAAGAATGTCCACATCATATAAAAACCTATAAAGCATGGGAAAATATTTGCAAAGTCATGGATTCTTTGGGTTATAAAGGATCATATCAAGTCTCAGATAGCGCTCTTTGGGAAGGTAAAATGATTGATTTCAATTCAGGAGTAGGATTATTTACAAAAGATTCGCTTTTCAATAAATTTACCAAAAGAATTTTGGATCAAAATTATCATTATCAAAATTATATCTCTGGTGATATTATGTATCAACATAAACCAGTTAGATTAAAAGTTGGTCGTCTATCTTCTTTCAACCTATATGCAGACACTGTACACCAAGATAAAAGTATTTACGAAATAACCATGGACCGCAAGCGAATGGTGCAGCATCAACTGCGTTCTATCGAAAAATTACATCAAGAACAAATACAAATAATCCGAAATGATATTGACGCAAGTCCATATCCTGTAGTGTATTGTGGAGATATGAACTCTGTGCCTACGAGTTATAATTATTATCTTATACGTGGAAAAAATTTACAAGATGGGTTCCAAAAAGGCGGCTGGGGCATCGGTGCTACCTTCTACAATATCGTTCCAACTTTGCGTATAGATCTTTGCTTATCCGATTACAGTTTCAAAGTTTTGCAATCCAAAGTGATTAAAGTAACTTATTCCGATCATTATCCGTTGATAACAGACATGATTTGGAAGTAG
- a CDS encoding endonuclease/exonuclease/phosphatase family protein → MIPTIIACGIFLVGCLSPYLNPKSWWWIGFLSLLQPYLIAFILLSFIFWLAAKPILTIIPIVTLLIGINQIKSIFAFRSIKNFNVEKADSSIRIVTWNVGNLNGLSSDNYIKNHSRSEIASTVLNLDPDIICLQEFNHSVTQGPNANNIGLFEKNYPFHYFSKDINKRNGFYQAGSIIFSKLPIVDSGRFQYPNHIKESFMYADIKDGKDTFRIYNVHLQSFKFKDDDYSNFEKIKNTEENPISGGKSIFFKMKTAFTRRGIQAAKVREETDKSPYQNIICGDFNDVPGSYVYMHIRGYRDDAFLQKSFGIGRTYISLAPTLRIDYILPDQNFSVNQFDMIDEGLSDHIMLVSDLSIKK, encoded by the coding sequence TTGATTCCGACCATTATTGCGTGCGGAATTTTTCTGGTTGGTTGTCTTTCGCCCTATTTGAATCCTAAATCTTGGTGGTGGATTGGTTTTTTAAGTTTATTGCAGCCTTATCTAATCGCTTTTATATTATTATCTTTTATATTTTGGTTGGCGGCAAAACCGATTTTGACAATTATTCCTATTGTTACGCTCCTTATCGGAATCAATCAAATAAAATCCATTTTTGCCTTCCGTAGTATTAAAAATTTTAATGTAGAAAAAGCGGATTCTTCTATTCGCATTGTTACTTGGAATGTCGGCAATTTGAATGGTTTGAGTTCGGATAATTATATCAAAAACCACAGCCGTTCAGAAATTGCATCTACAGTTTTGAATTTGGATCCAGATATTATTTGTTTGCAAGAGTTCAATCACTCCGTAACGCAAGGTCCAAATGCCAACAATATTGGCTTATTTGAAAAAAATTATCCCTTCCATTATTTTTCCAAAGACATCAATAAGCGTAATGGATTCTATCAAGCGGGAAGTATTATTTTTTCCAAATTACCCATTGTAGATTCTGGAAGATTTCAATATCCCAATCATATTAAGGAAAGTTTCATGTACGCCGATATCAAAGATGGAAAAGACACTTTTAGAATATATAACGTTCATCTTCAATCTTTTAAATTCAAGGATGACGACTATTCCAATTTTGAAAAAATAAAAAACACAGAGGAAAATCCGATTTCAGGAGGAAAATCAATTTTTTTCAAAATGAAAACAGCCTTTACACGTAGAGGAATACAAGCGGCGAAAGTGCGCGAAGAAACTGATAAATCTCCGTATCAAAATATTATCTGCGGTGACTTTAATGATGTCCCCGGCTCCTATGTATATATGCATATCCGCGGCTATCGCGATGATGCATTTTTACAAAAAAGTTTTGGCATCGGAAGGACCTATATTTCCCTGGCGCCAACACTTCGCATAGATTATATTTTACCTGACCAAAATTTCTCTGTAAATCAATTTGATATGATCGATGAAGGATTGAGCGATCATATTATGTTAGTTTCAGACTTGAGTATAAAAAAATAA